The Vallicoccus soli genome includes the window TCGGTGCCACCCCGCGCACGCGGTGTGGTACCGGACCCGGTACCGGCCCTTCCTGCATTCCCCTCTGAACGGCGGCCCAGGGCCACGACCGGCGCAGGTCGTCGTGAGCGCCGGGCGGAGCGCGGTGAGGTCGGGGGACCGGCACCTGGCGTCGTGGCGCCGACCTGGCACCCTCGAGGCCGCAGCGTGAGACGAGACGAGAGCAGGACCAGATGAGCGACGAGCGCAGGATCCCCCGCGGCGACGGTGACCGTGGGCGTGGTGGTCCGCGGCAGGGACGCGCTGGCGGTCCCGGCGGGGCCGGAGGGCGCGGCGACCGCCGGGACGACGCCGGCCGCGACGGTCGTCCCCGGGGCGGGTCGCGACCGGGGTCCTCGGGCGCGGGGACCGGCGGGGGCGCCCGACGGGGTGCTGCGGGTGAGCGTCCGACCGGTGCCTCCGGCCGTGCGGGCGCCCCTCGCGCCGGCGCGGGGAGCGCTCGAGGGGGCGGTACGTCGGGCTCGCGCCCGTCCTGGGACCGGCCGCAGCGCGGGGACGACGCCGCTCGCGACGGGCGCGGCCGGCCGGAGCGCGCGTCGCGATCCGAGGGTCGGGCGGGGTACGACCGCCCGCAGCGATCCGACCGTGCCCGGGCGGCCGGCCCCGGCTCGCGCCCAGCCCGGCCCGAGCGCTCCGAGCGCTACGGCCGCGCAGGAGGCGACGCCCGGTCCGAGCGTCCGGCGCGGACGAGCCGTCCGGTCGCGGGCGAGCGCCCGGCGCGCCGCTCCGGCGCGGACGAGGCCCGCCCGTGGCGGCAGGAGAGGGCGGAGCGGCCCGGACGGGCGCCCTCGGCGCGCTCCCGTGCCCAGGACGACCGCGACCCTCGAGGCGGTCGCACGACGGGCGGGCGGCCGGCGTACCGCACGGACCGCACCGACGGCACCGAGCGGAGCGGCCGGGCGGGGCGCACTGAGCGGACCGGCCGCCCCGACCGCGCTGAGCGGACCGCACGGACCGGGCCCGTCGAGCGCACGGACCGCGTCGACCGTACGCGCCGCACGGGCCGCACGGACCGCACGGACCGGGCCGAGCGCACGGACCGCGCCGAGCGCACGGACCGCACCGGGTGGACCGCCCGCGCAGAGCGGGGTGCCGCTGCGCGGGGTCCGGCGGGTTCGCCTCGTGCTGAGCGCGGCTGGCGGCCGGGACGTGACGACGACCGCGGGCGGGGCGCAGCCCGCCAGGACCGCGCCGCGGACGGTGGTCCCGAGCGCGGCCGGGCCGGCGGTGGCACCCGTGCGCCGCGGGGGGACGAGCGCCCGTACCGCCGCGAGGGCCAGGCCGCCGGCACGCGCCGTCGCGGCGACGGCGACCGCGCACCGGGGGGCAGCCGTCCCGTCGGTGCCGCCTCGCGCCCGCAGCGGGCGGTGCGCGGCGGGCCGCCGGCTCCGCCGCTGCCCAGCGACGTGGACACGAGCGAGCTCCCGCGCGAGGTGCGGGCCGAGCTGCGCTCGCTGTCGTCCCTCAACGCCGACGTCGTCGCGCGACGCCTCGCCATGGCCGCGCGGCTGCTCGAGGACGACCCCGAGGCCGCGTACGGGCACGCCATGGCGGCCCAGCGCACGGCGGGCCGGGTGGGCTCGGTGCGTGAGGCGGCGGGGCTGGCCGCGTACGCCGCGGGCCACTACGCCGAGGCGCTGGCGGAGCTGCGCGCGGCCCGGCGCATCACGGGGTCGGACGACTACCTGCCGGTGATGGCGGACTGCGAGCGCGGACTCGGGCGGCCCGAGCGCGCCCTGGCGCTGGCCGCGGGGCCGGAGGCAGGCCGCCTCGACCACGCAGGGCAGGTGGAGATGCGCATCGTCGCCTCCGGTGCGCGGCGCGACATGGGCCAGCTCGACGCCGCCGTGGTGACCCTGCAGGGGCCCGACCTCACGAGCACGCGCCCGGAGCCGTGGTCGGCCCGGCTGCGCTACGCGTACGCGGACGCGCTCCTGGCCGCGGGGCGGCGCGACGAGGCCGTGACCTGGTTCGAGCGCGCCGCCGCCGTCGACCGGGACGAGGAGACGGACGCGGGCGAGCGCCTGGCCGAGCTCCAGGGGCTGGTCTTCGTCGACCTCGAGGAGGAGGACGGGCCGGAGGACGGGCCGGAGGACGGGCCGGAGGACGGGCCGGAGGACGGGCCGGACGAGGCCGCTGCGAGCGGCCGCACCGACGACCCCGCCGGGACCGCTGCTCGGGCCGACGGCGGCGAGCCCGCGGCGTACGTCGAGCCGGACGAGCCCGAGGTGCAGACCGAGGAGCCCGGGGTCGAGGCCGACGAGGCCGCGGTCCCTGCGGGCCTGCCCGAGGTCGAGGCCGACCGGCCCGGCGAGCCCGACCTCGAGGGAGCCGGTGCTCCCGCGCCGGCGCCGGCCGTCGCGCCGGTGCTCTTCAGCGACGACGCTGCCCCGGCGCCTGCTCGGCCGGGGCAGGACGGGGCGGACCAGGATGCCGACGAGGCGGGCGCGCACGACGACAGCCCGTCGCGCGACCCTCGGGGCTGAGCCCGTCCACAGGTGCCGCGGGGGCCCGCCGTCCACAGCGGGCCCCTGCGGGGCCGGTGCGCCCGCCGCCGGCGCGCCAGGCTGCTCCCGGTCCCGCAGCACGGGACGGGGACGCGAGCCGAGGAGAGCGGATGGGGACGACGCAGCGGCGGGGCGACGCGGTCGAGGGGGCGGAGGGCCCCGCCCGCAACGAGGTCCGGCTCAAGGGCCGGCTGGCCGCGCCCGCGCAGGCCGTCGTGCTGCCGAGCGGGGACGAGATCGCCACCTTCCGGCTGGTCGTGCCCCGCGAGCCCGCGCCGGCGCGCCGCACGGGACCGCGCGCGCTCGTCGACACCATCGAGTGCACCGCGTGGACCGCCGCCCTGCGCCGCCGCGCGCTCGCCGCGGGGCAGCACGAGGTGCTCGAGGTCGAGGGCGCCCTGCGCCGGCGGTTCTGGCGCGGGCCCGCCGGCGCATCGAGCAGGTACGGCGTCGAGGTGCTCGCCCTGCGCCGCCCGTCGCGCGCCCCTGCGCAGCGGTGAGCGCCCCGCGGGCGGTTCAGCGGTCGCTGCGGGCCGCGTGGTCGCGGAGCGGGCGCGGCGCGAGGAGCCGCAGGACGAGCCCGGTGAGCGGCTTCGGGCCGAACGACGTGGACTTGCGCGGCATCGTCTCGCCCGCCGCGACCACCGCGACGACCGCGTCGAGGGTGGTCGGTGGCAGCAGCACCGCCGTCCCGGCGCCGGCCGCGGCGTCGTCCAGCGCCGACGGGACGTCGTGGTGGTAGGCCACGTCCGCCTCGGCGACGTCCCACGCCGGCAGCAGGACGTGGTGCAGCGCCGTCGCCGGGACGCCCCGGTAGGCGGTGCTCGCACCGGGCAGCAGCCGCGCCAGGTGCTCGGCGAGGCCCCGCCCCGGCCGCAGCGCCGCCGCTGCCTGGCGCCGGGGATCCACGAGCACGGCCAGCGCGTCGGCCGGGACGTCCTCCCCGCGCAGGGGCCGCCAGGGGCCGACCTCCGCGAGCTCGGGCGGCGTCGCGGCAGCGGCCGTCCCCGCGTCGAGTCCCCGCACCGTCCGGTGGATGGCACCGAGGTGCAACGGGTACCGCTCCGGGTCCACGAGCAGCGCCAACCCCGCCTCGGGGCCCCGGTCCCCCGAGGCCCTGCCCGCCCTGCCCGCCCTGCCCGCACCGCCCGCACCGCCCGCGGCGACCGCGCTGCCCGCGCCGTCGCCGCCCTCGCGCCGGCGCTCGGCGAGCGCCGCGTAGGCCGCCCAGCGGTGGTGCCCGTCCGCGATGAGCGCACCTCGGTGGTGCAGCGCGTCGCGGAGGCGCTCGTGCACGGCCGGGTCGCGCAGCACCCACAGCCGGTGGGCGCGCCCGGCGGCGTCGTGCAGCGCGAGGTCCGCGGGGCCGGCGGCGGCCCGCTCGAGCGCCTCCTCCACCACGACGCCCGCCCCCCGGTCGCCCTCGTGCAGCAGCAGGATCGGCTCGAGGTTCGCCCCGGTGCGGTCCATGAGCGTGAGACGGTCCTCGACGGGGCCGGGCATGACCTGCTCGTGCGGCACCACCGCGCTGCGCCCCGGCGCCCCGAGGCCGACCGCCGCCAGGAGGCCCCGCTGCCAGCCGGGCTCGCCGCGGGTGCCCTGCTCGTACGCGTAGAGCACCTCGCCGTCGGTGCGCAGGACGCCCTCCTCCAACCACCGCCGCAGCAGGGCGGCGGCCCGGGCGTACGGGCCCTCGGGGCCGCAGCCGTCCTGGCGCGGGCGCACGAGGCGCACTGCGTTGTGCGGCTCGAGGAGCTCGTGGGCCAGGACCGCCGGCGGGTCGAGCACGTCGTACGGCGGCGAGGTCACGGCGGCGAGGTCGTGCACGCGGGCGGGGTCGTACCGCACGCCGAGGAAGGGGCGCACGTCGAGCCCGACGGGCAGGCGGGTGACGGGCGCGGCGGGAGCGTCGTCGGGCCGCGGCACGCGAGGGATCGTACGGGCGGGGCGGCGGCGCCCCTGCGCGCCGGGTGCGACCCGCGGGCGGGGCGTGTGGCAGCGTGGCCCCGTGCGCGAGCCGGCCGACGACCCCCGCGACCGCCCGGGCGGCGCACCCGCGGGGGACCTCTACGACTGGTTCCGCCGGGGCACGGAGCTCCTCGAGCGCGGCGACGCCGGGGCGGCCGCGGAGCTCCTGACCCGCGCGGGTGCGGCCGAGCCCGGCTCCGCGAGCATCCAGGAGGCCCTGGCCCGCGCGCTGTACGACGCCGGGCGCTACGCGGACGCTGCCGACGGGTTCCGCCGGCTCGTCGCGCTGCGCCCAGACGACGACTACGGACGGTTCGGGCTGGGTCTGAGCCTGACGCGCCTCGACCGCTGGGACGAGGCGGTGGACCAGCTCTCGCTCGCGGTGGCGATGCGTCCGGGCCGGGCGGAGTACGCGCAGGCGCTGCGGCACGCGCGCGCCACGCTGCGGGCCCGCGAGCGGCCCGACTGAGCCGGGACCTGCGGGGCCGGGACTGGCGGGGCCGGGACTGGCGGGGCCGGGACCTGCGGGACCGGGACCTGCGGGACCGGGACCTGCGGGACCGGGGCGGAGGTGCAGGGGCGGGCGCGCGAGGACGCGCCGCGCCGCGGGACGAGCGGGAGGACGAGCGGTGGAGCAGCGTGCGCAGGGCGGTCATGACGGGGTCGGCGGCCAGGACCGGCCGCTCCGGGGCACCCGGGGGCCGCTGCACGAGGCGCTCGACGCGCTGCTCCTCGACCTCGACGGGACGGTCTACACCGGGCCGCGCCCGGTGCCGGGCGCCCCGGAGGTCGTCGGCGCCCTGCAGGGCCGCGGGGTCCGGTGCTGCTACCTGACGAACAACGCCTCGCGCACGGCCGCGGCGACCGCGGAGCTCCTCGCCGGCATGGGCCTGCCCGCGACCGCCGACGACGTGGTGACGTCGGCCCAGGCGGCCGCGGCGCTGCTCGCCAGCGAGCTGCGTGCCGGGGACGCGGTGCTCGTC containing:
- a CDS encoding tetratricopeptide repeat protein — its product is MREPADDPRDRPGGAPAGDLYDWFRRGTELLERGDAGAAAELLTRAGAAEPGSASIQEALARALYDAGRYADAADGFRRLVALRPDDDYGRFGLGLSLTRLDRWDEAVDQLSLAVAMRPGRAEYAQALRHARATLRARERPD
- a CDS encoding single-stranded DNA-binding protein, translating into MGTTQRRGDAVEGAEGPARNEVRLKGRLAAPAQAVVLPSGDEIATFRLVVPREPAPARRTGPRALVDTIECTAWTAALRRRALAAGQHEVLEVEGALRRRFWRGPAGASSRYGVEVLALRRPSRAPAQR
- a CDS encoding tetratricopeptide repeat protein, which produces MDTSELPREVRAELRSLSSLNADVVARRLAMAARLLEDDPEAAYGHAMAAQRTAGRVGSVREAAGLAAYAAGHYAEALAELRAARRITGSDDYLPVMADCERGLGRPERALALAAGPEAGRLDHAGQVEMRIVASGARRDMGQLDAAVVTLQGPDLTSTRPEPWSARLRYAYADALLAAGRRDEAVTWFERAAAVDRDEETDAGERLAELQGLVFVDLEEEDGPEDGPEDGPEDGPEDGPDEAAASGRTDDPAGTAARADGGEPAAYVEPDEPEVQTEEPGVEADEAAVPAGLPEVEADRPGEPDLEGAGAPAPAPAVAPVLFSDDAAPAPARPGQDGADQDADEAGAHDDSPSRDPRG
- a CDS encoding DUF1015 domain-containing protein, which gives rise to MPRPDDAPAAPVTRLPVGLDVRPFLGVRYDPARVHDLAAVTSPPYDVLDPPAVLAHELLEPHNAVRLVRPRQDGCGPEGPYARAAALLRRWLEEGVLRTDGEVLYAYEQGTRGEPGWQRGLLAAVGLGAPGRSAVVPHEQVMPGPVEDRLTLMDRTGANLEPILLLHEGDRGAGVVVEEALERAAAGPADLALHDAAGRAHRLWVLRDPAVHERLRDALHHRGALIADGHHRWAAYAALAERRREGGDGAGSAVAAGGAGGAGRAGRAGRASGDRGPEAGLALLVDPERYPLHLGAIHRTVRGLDAGTAAAATPPELAEVGPWRPLRGEDVPADALAVLVDPRRQAAAALRPGRGLAEHLARLLPGASTAYRGVPATALHHVLLPAWDVAEADVAYHHDVPSALDDAAAGAGTAVLLPPTTLDAVVAVVAAGETMPRKSTSFGPKPLTGLVLRLLAPRPLRDHAARSDR